One genomic region from Anabaena sp. PCC 7108 encodes:
- a CDS encoding ATP-binding cassette domain-containing protein, with protein sequence MLEIITNHQLPITNYPTEAIRVSNLHQHYGQLVAVKGIDFTVNKGEMFGLIGPDGAGKTTTFHILGGVMEATAGEVLVFGQPARNARLKTGYLTQQFSLYLDLSIDENLRYAAGLRQVSDDLLRERRQKYLTLMSLERFSDRLAGQLSGGMKQKLALCCALVSQPEVLLLDEPTTGVDPVSRREFWDVLAELSSDGMTIVVATPYLDEAERCHRVALMYGGQIHEIGTPAALRADLGLHRLEVRTENLEIAEKLLLENVQTNIVDVQTFGDRLDVLVEDITMGENQVNQLLQQHHPNIERGEPTLENVFVTRLRQQGSAPAFLQFPRSRGGNKARGIEEQVNRETNSSQLPITNYQSPSSSQIAIYANNLNRVFGNFQAVKNVNVEVRYGEIFGLLGANGAGKTTTIKMLCGLLAASGGEISLGGETENLRSTELRKRIGYMSQKFTLYDDLTILQNLEFYSGVYSVPRKLRREKIDWVIATCGLEGQEQMLTGQLPGGWKQRVAFGASVMHEPDILFLDEPTSGVDPLARRQFWKLINDFARNGTAILVTTHYLEEAEQCNRMSFMVAGEIAAEGSPSSIKASQPGKLIEIIVNQNQAASKILKQQFDSWRVSIFANSLHIVLDHPEVEIPYITQLLKSANFTIESLRPIPFSLEDAFIGIVERTVGGNSNNS encoded by the coding sequence ATGTTGGAAATAATCACCAATCACCAATTACCAATTACTAATTACCCAACAGAAGCTATTAGAGTTAGTAATTTACATCAACATTATGGACAATTAGTTGCAGTCAAGGGAATTGATTTCACTGTTAATAAAGGTGAAATGTTTGGGTTAATTGGTCCTGACGGTGCAGGTAAAACTACCACTTTTCACATCTTAGGTGGTGTGATGGAGGCAACAGCGGGAGAAGTTTTAGTATTTGGTCAACCTGCAAGAAACGCACGTTTAAAAACGGGATATCTCACACAACAGTTTTCCTTATATTTGGATCTCAGCATTGATGAAAACTTGCGTTATGCGGCGGGATTGCGACAAGTAAGTGATGATTTATTAAGGGAACGTCGCCAGAAGTATCTGACATTGATGAGTTTAGAACGGTTTAGCGATCGCTTGGCTGGTCAACTTTCTGGGGGGATGAAACAAAAGCTGGCGCTGTGTTGTGCCTTGGTTTCCCAACCCGAAGTGCTGTTATTAGATGAACCTACCACAGGAGTTGATCCAGTTTCCCGACGGGAATTTTGGGATGTGTTAGCGGAACTTTCATCTGATGGGATGACAATTGTTGTCGCCACACCCTATCTAGATGAAGCTGAACGCTGCCATCGGGTGGCATTGATGTATGGTGGTCAAATTCACGAAATCGGCACACCAGCAGCCTTACGCGCCGATTTAGGCTTACATCGCTTAGAAGTGAGAACAGAAAATTTGGAGATAGCCGAGAAACTTCTCTTGGAAAATGTGCAGACAAATATAGTCGATGTGCAGACATTTGGCGATCGCTTGGATGTTCTCGTTGAAGATATAACTATGGGTGAAAACCAAGTTAATCAACTGCTACAACAGCATCACCCCAATATTGAACGTGGCGAACCCACCCTAGAAAACGTCTTTGTCACCCGTCTACGACAACAAGGTTCTGCGCCAGCATTTTTACAATTTCCGCGTTCTCGTGGGGGAAATAAGGCTAGAGGAATAGAGGAGCAAGTTAACAGAGAAACAAATTCTTCCCAATTACCAATTACCAATTACCAATCACCATCTTCTTCTCAAATCGCTATTTACGCCAATAATCTCAACCGTGTATTTGGTAATTTCCAAGCAGTCAAAAACGTCAATGTTGAAGTACGTTATGGCGAAATATTCGGGCTTTTAGGTGCAAATGGAGCCGGAAAAACCACCACAATTAAAATGCTGTGTGGATTATTAGCAGCTAGTGGTGGTGAAATTTCTCTAGGTGGAGAAACAGAAAATCTGCGTAGCACTGAATTAAGAAAACGCATTGGTTATATGAGCCAGAAATTCACCCTTTATGACGATTTAACAATTCTACAAAATCTAGAATTTTATAGTGGTGTTTACAGCGTCCCCCGCAAACTCAGACGCGAAAAAATTGATTGGGTAATTGCTACCTGTGGGTTAGAAGGACAAGAACAAATGCTGACTGGACAATTACCAGGAGGTTGGAAACAAAGAGTAGCTTTTGGTGCTTCTGTTATGCACGAACCAGATATTTTATTTTTAGATGAACCGACATCTGGAGTAGATCCTTTAGCCCGTCGTCAGTTTTGGAAACTAATTAATGACTTTGCTCGTAATGGTACAGCAATTTTAGTAACAACCCATTATTTAGAAGAAGCCGAACAATGTAACCGCATGAGTTTTATGGTAGCTGGAGAAATCGCCGCCGAAGGTTCACCAAGTTCTATCAAAGCTTCTCAACCAGGAAAACTTATAGAAATTATTGTGAACCAAAACCAAGCCGCATCCAAAATACTTAAACAACAATTTGATTCTTGGCGAGTTTCTATTTTTGCCAATAGTTTACACATTGTTCTTGATCACCCTGAAGTAGAAATTCCCTACATAACTCAACTTTTAAAATCCGCAAATTTTACAATTGAATCTCTGCGTCCCATTCCTTTCTCCTTAGAAGACGCTTTTATTGGCATAGTTGAACGCACCGTAGGAGGAAACTCAAATAATTCGTAA
- a CDS encoding ABC transporter permease, translating to MKRILSQCIKEIAQFRRDRLTLSLAFLLPFLTLLIFGFAIRLESKDIPLVVQDFDRTNLSSSYIERLYATNQFIPKQWSGGNPARDAIDRGIAKAAVIIPPQFSRDIQAGKNAKVQVLIDATDVNNARVIRGSIQRVTNFFMQDQGLIANKSIITPRIRLWFNPGRLESLYIVPGSYAVVLWIFPSMLTAIAMVREKEKGTILQVYASSISATELLLGKGLAYLLLAITEALIVMVSGSIIFHIGVISNPITLLLGTLLFLMASVSFGLLIGVRSTNQNSAVQIISLVGFITSLLLSGFIYPLSNIPFPLSLTPNVFPARYYIDITRDAFVRGTGWTGVWFDLLMLAVLGFVFFNLARRLLSRMQIDK from the coding sequence ATGAAAAGAATTCTTTCCCAGTGTATCAAAGAAATAGCACAATTTCGACGAGATCGCTTAACTTTATCGTTAGCATTTTTATTGCCGTTTTTAACTCTATTGATTTTTGGATTTGCTATTCGTTTAGAAAGTAAGGATATTCCTCTAGTTGTCCAGGATTTTGACCGCACAAACCTGAGTAGCAGCTATATTGAACGGTTGTATGCTACCAATCAATTTATACCTAAACAATGGTCAGGAGGTAATCCAGCACGAGATGCAATTGACAGAGGAATTGCGAAAGCAGCGGTGATTATTCCTCCCCAATTCAGTCGAGATATTCAAGCTGGTAAAAATGCCAAGGTGCAAGTATTAATCGATGCCACAGATGTTAATAATGCTCGTGTCATTAGAGGTAGTATTCAAAGAGTAACTAATTTCTTCATGCAAGACCAAGGACTAATAGCAAATAAAAGCATTATTACACCGCGAATCCGTTTGTGGTTTAACCCTGGTAGATTGGAATCGCTGTATATTGTTCCAGGAAGCTATGCTGTCGTGTTGTGGATTTTCCCCTCAATGCTAACAGCAATCGCCATGGTGCGTGAAAAAGAAAAAGGTACAATTTTACAAGTCTATGCTTCTAGCATTAGTGCAACGGAACTGTTACTTGGTAAAGGACTAGCTTACCTGCTACTTGCCATTACTGAAGCTTTAATAGTCATGGTATCGGGGTCAATAATTTTTCATATTGGCGTAATTAGTAACCCGATTACTTTGTTACTAGGAACTCTACTATTTTTGATGGCTAGTGTTTCCTTTGGTTTACTTATAGGGGTACGCAGCACTAACCAAAATTCCGCAGTACAAATTATTTCTCTTGTCGGTTTCATTACATCTTTATTGCTGTCGGGTTTTATTTATCCTCTCAGTAATATTCCTTTTCCCCTTTCACTAACACCTAATGTATTTCCTGCCCGTTATTATATTGATATCACTCGTGATGCCTTTGTGCGTGGTACAGGATGGACAGGAGTTTGGTTTGACTTACTCATGCTTGCAGTTTTAGGATTTGTATTTTTCAATTTAGCGCGTCGGCTTTTAAGTCGAATGCAAATTGATAAGTAG
- a CDS encoding DUF2235 domain-containing protein: protein MKRLVICCDGTWQQLTSSYPSNVVKLAQSVKPIASDGVAQIVFYDAGIGTESQRILGGATGLGIDRNIEDGYRFLSLNYVPGDEIYLFGFSRGAYTVRSLAGMIYCSGLLERPHVTKAHEAYELYRNRVIKPKDRVATKYRQIYGDRVPITLLGCFDTVGALGIPGIPAFRSLHDQLNKRYRFHDTTLNKFIGNALHAVAIDEIREIFDVTPMKKHPEAENQRVIQKWFPGEHGCVGGGTEEHSGLSDTALQWMIDSIENLGLGLDLDPSVIPTGINPNYECDFKNNVGFFKLAGIKLREVSDVIEDIHESAINRLQKRKDYRPKNLQKIISKLD from the coding sequence ATGAAACGTTTAGTCATTTGTTGTGATGGAACTTGGCAACAGTTAACGAGTTCTTACCCAAGCAATGTGGTTAAGCTGGCTCAATCTGTGAAACCGATTGCCAGTGACGGGGTTGCACAAATCGTTTTCTATGACGCAGGCATTGGCACCGAAAGTCAAAGAATTTTAGGCGGAGCTACCGGATTAGGAATCGATAGAAATATAGAAGATGGCTACCGATTTCTTAGCCTCAACTATGTTCCTGGTGACGAAATTTATCTGTTCGGCTTCAGTCGCGGTGCTTACACAGTTAGGAGTCTAGCGGGGATGATCTATTGCTCCGGTCTCCTAGAGCGCCCCCATGTCACTAAAGCACATGAAGCTTACGAGCTTTACCGTAACCGGGTTATTAAACCCAAAGATAGAGTAGCAACAAAATACCGTCAAATTTATGGCGATCGCGTCCCTATCACCTTGCTTGGTTGTTTTGACACCGTTGGCGCTCTTGGTATTCCTGGGATACCCGCTTTCCGAAGTTTGCACGACCAGCTAAATAAGCGGTACAGATTCCATGACACTACTTTAAACAAATTTATTGGCAATGCATTGCACGCAGTGGCGATCGACGAAATCCGCGAAATCTTTGATGTCACTCCCATGAAAAAACATCCTGAGGCTGAAAACCAGCGGGTAATTCAAAAGTGGTTTCCAGGAGAACACGGTTGCGTCGGTGGTGGAACGGAAGAACACAGTGGGTTATCAGATACTGCCTTACAGTGGATGATTGATTCCATCGAGAATCTAGGATTGGGGCTTGACCTCGATCCTAGTGTGATTCCCACAGGCATTAACCCCAATTATGAATGTGACTTTAAGAACAATGTTGGCTTCTTTAAATTAGCAGGAATCAAGCTTCGCGAGGTCAGCGATGTGATTGAAGATATTCATGAAAGCGCAATCAACCGTCTGCAAAAGCGCAAGGACTATCGACCCAAGAATCTACAAAAGATTATTTCCAAACTAGATTAA